The nucleotide sequence CGTACGCAGAGAAACTAACCAATCACACGTCCAACATAGACAGCGTTAACGGTATAATAAACGTTCGTAGATTGGCAATTGGTAGATTTGTTTGTACAAAATGCGATTGTATGAATAGaccaaataattatataaaaggcAATCTCTCATGTTTGAACGATCACGGTCAAACGAtaagaaatgttattaaaaaaatgttacgtaaTTGAATTTAACGCGAGCAGTAGCACATCTATTTCGAGCATTAACTATTTATGCTTTATAGAAATCATAAGTCTCGAACAAAACTTGGTTAGATTGCATAAGCCATTACTAAAGTTATAGTTTTACAATTGTCAAGACAATTTCGCTAATAGTtgcgaaaataaaagaaatatagagataattaatataataaaaaataattatatattaatatttaaatatgttgtatATGATGTTAAATCTCTCgtatataaaacaaagtaaatatatatttttattacatatacatagttaaatatgatataaattatatatatctccTTTCatataaaagctatatttttgcctattaaatatttttcataaatttgtgattttttaaatgttttatcaacCCCAAGTTTCTGTTtgatatctattatttttctccAAATATCTGACAAATGTTTCTGCCTGTTCTTTCGTCATTTTACCAATTTCTTTTGCTAAACTAACGAATTCGTCGCGGACGTTATTTGGCATATCTTTAGAATTTCCcgctaaataaatattcccattattttctaaaaattcccAGCATAATTGTCTTTGTTGTCGAATAAGATGTTGCACAtatctggaaaaaaaaacgtaatggataatgtataatataaagtgtgtgtgtatatatatatatatatatatatatatatatatatatatatatatatgagtataaataaaaaattaagatttcatatactttttatttagatattataatatattataacaatcaGTTCTTCAATAGTAATGGACTTtacattaatatgtaattgtggcaaataataaaaattataattttaaaataatttattttaatgacttACATTTTGTGATCTTGATCTCTGGAAAACGCACAAAATAGTCTTAGATTATTCGTCCTTGATAAACGTTCAAAGTCTTCTTTGCAGTGATAATCTTGGTTCTTATTCCTACATCCAAAAAATAGGATGCATTCTTTTAAATCTTCTCCTTTTTTTGCTCTTTCTAAAAGCAAAGATCTAAACGGAGCCACTCCAGTGCCAGGACCAATCAAAATCATCGGTTTATcattatcaaattgaaaagttCCTTTCTGCAGCCAAAATATcactttatcattattttttaaatttgccaCCCACTTTGAACATAATCCAAACCTTGGCTCCATCAATCGAGTTTTAAATTTGACTACTGCTaccaaaatttgtattttatttggaGTGTCTTCTAAGCTGGAGGCAATGCTGTAGGGACGTGGCTTTATAGGTgacataatttcaaataataatttaatatttagttttactGGTCGTGTGAGGGAAATCTGTAAGAACTTCCAAAATGTTTCTCCTTGGTCTGTTTACATAATCATAAAGTTCTTCTTGGCCAATTGGACTGGCAAATTCACACagtttctctttctccagTTCATTTTCGCTGATAAGAGATAAAGTATGCATAGTAGATCTTCGTGGCTTGAAATTCAGATCCCAGTACTGTTcaacaatttcttttaaagttaaatttcgttttaaaacaaatggaacttttatttctttttcgatACTTGAATCATTGTATCcggaaacaattttatatcatgttCGTgtaatatatcgaaaaaccgtTTTACTTGTCCTACAGTATTCTTCGGCCTAATGTAGATAACATCTCCaggattatatttaatgttatccACTTGGATTGCTATTAATCTAACATCTTGAAAGTGATCTTGGAAGTAGTTCTTATATTTTCGACTATTTTACCTATcctaatattactatttataagTGTTTCTTGTGCATAGATGTCAGTATTTGATTCATAGGGACTATCTATTAACTGTTCGTTAATATGTATTGGATTTAATCGATTCAGTTCTATTATTGAAACACTGTatctttcaattattaaatttttttcatttattttgtcttctAGAGAAATTTCGAAAACGTCCGCAATTTCTTCCCATAATTTTTTGATCCAAGGATCAACTACAGCATCAATTCCCAGATTATGCTGATCATCAGCAAGTCCAATGGATAATAATTCTTTCCCACCTAATTGCGCAAGACGTTTATTCAATTTCTTCGCAGCAAAGTTGAATTTTGAATATGAACTGTCGCCTAATCCGAGTACGccatattttagattttgaaGCAAGGTTGTTGGAAGATTTTTGCGTAATAGATGTCTCCAAAATTGTCTCATGTTGGCTGGAGGGTCTCCTTGTCCAGTTGTCGCCACaacaaagataattaattgttcggaagaaaaattttgaatattgtaaTCATCCAGTGATGACACGGTGCTTTGCAATCCTTtcctataaaattaaaaacaattatatattataaattcttagttttaaattaagatattttatgttttaaaacatttaagctttagataagacattttttactttttagatAAGTAATAAATGAGACACAAATTGAACAGCGCTTGTAGAGTTAGTTATGGctcaagattttttaatagaaactaatatatatgtttcagtACATTGTTTTCGGCCATCCtcagtgtatttatataaGCTACATTAGTATTTCTATAGATACTATATAGAATATAGTTTCTGTATAGAAAATCTTGACCTATTTATAACTGACTTTGGCTCTAAccattattcaatttattttgtattttataaataaaaaacctgttcatatttaaaattgtaattacaaaagaataagatttttcaaatattaaaataccaatatttatttttaaaatcaaaacaatatttttgttatgatcttttgtagtttaaaaaaatgtgcaatAAGAAATTCTTGATGtatcatatttattgttatataaaaaagatagaaaaaaaataattaaatgatgtaaaataaaatttatgtatagtATAAGAAGTAAAACATTTGTTCTATCAACATTCTTTTctatatcttttcttttaattacttcttgttttatatatatatataaaattgcaaattattctaaataacataaaaaagaaa is from Monomorium pharaonis isolate MP-MQ-018 unplaced genomic scaffold, ASM1337386v2 scaffold_90, whole genome shotgun sequence and encodes:
- the LOC105831594 gene encoding LOW QUALITY PROTEIN: NADPH-dependent diflavin oxidoreductase 1 (The sequence of the model RefSeq protein was modified relative to this genomic sequence to represent the inferred CDS: inserted 2 bases in 2 codons; deleted 1 base in 1 codon) codes for the protein AFARAPRHAAPPDADELLRDGDGGGDDDDDDSGGGDLARWPAEVLYGSETGTAQDVAEQIWKSAKRKGLQSTVSSLDDYNIQNFSSEQLIIFVVATTGQGDPPANMRQFWRHLLRKNLPTTLLQNLKYGVLGLGDSSYSKFNFAAKKLNKRLAQLGGKELLSIGLADDQHNLGIDAVVDPWIKKLWEEIADVFEISLEDKINEKNLIIERYSVSIIELNRLNPIHINEQLIDSPYESNTDIYAQETLINSNIRIGKIVENIRTTXQDHFQDVRLIAIQVDNIKYNPGDVIYIRPKNTVGQVKRFFDILHEHDIKLFPDTMIQVXEKEIKVPFVLKRNLTLKEIVEQYWDLNFKPRRSTMHTLSLISENELEKEKLCEFASPIGQEELYDYVNRPRRNILEVLTDFPHTTSKLNIKLLFEIMSPIKPRPYSIASSLEDTPNKIQILVAVVKFKTRLMEPRFGLCSKWVANLKNNDKVIFWLQKGTFQFDNDKPMILIGPGTGVAPFRSLLLERAKKGEDLKECILFFGCRNKNQDYHCKEDFERLSRTNNLRLFCAFSRDQDHKIYVQHLIRQQRQLCWEFLENNGNIYLAGNSKDMPNNVRDEFVSLAKEIGKMTKEQAETFVRYLEKNNRYQTETWG